One Thunnus maccoyii chromosome 14, fThuMac1.1, whole genome shotgun sequence genomic window carries:
- the LOC121912161 gene encoding uncharacterized protein LOC121912161, with amino-acid sequence MIPSCRRYGSHRAPSFLTPSVLYLFSFLSHPCVHLASFPLPFLQLRLLQRFRLHPPPQLFSSLSSHSHYWSCCYLSHSRTEPRCSLYWTHVSALHPALYEPRSSQPTPSSSDAPKCFLRQAHYPIPRHPAVLRRSSRWFASDQPPEWSPTLSLDPRVIITKFSRPSPPNAIFLLCPLSVGITVVSTYTSQQEGPGFQHWQSQVLSVWSLHVLPVFAWVSARNHRGMTKQKAHRDMSPTLSLHPRVPRRSSLFVIPFGPRSSPCHRPPSSLSWPPSSPPYTILIQSRTLSTIQIKLLFIPFKGCGLG; translated from the exons ATGATTCCATCCTGCCGCCGCTATG GGAGCCACAGAGCTCCCTCCTTTCTAACCCcctctgttttgtatttgttttcgtTTTTGTCTCATCCCTGTGTCCACTTGgcatcctttcctcttcccttccttcagcTGCGGCTACTTCAGCGCTTTCGGCTCCACCCGCCCCCGcagctcttttcttctctttcttcccatAGCCACTACTGGTCCTGCTGTTACCTCAGCCACAGTCGCACTGAGCCACGGTGCTCCCTCTACTGGACTCATGTATCTGCCCTTCATCCAGCCCTCTATGAACCTCGCAGCTCTCAGCCTACCCCCTCGTCCTCCGACGCCCCCAAATGCTTTCTGAGACAAGCGCACTACCCAATACCACGACATCCTGCCGTGCTCAGACGCAGCAGTAGGTGGTTCGCCTCCGATCAGCCACCTGAATGgtcccccaccctgagtctcgacccccgggttattataacaaag ttctcacgGCCCTCCCCCCCGAACgccatttttctcctctgtcccCTCTCAGTGGGCATCACAGTGGTTAGCACTTAtacctcacagcaagaaggtcctgggttccAACACTGGCAGTCCCAGGTCCtctctgtgtggagtttgcatgttctccccgtgTTCGCATGGGTTTCCGCCAG GAACCACAGGGGGATGAcgaagcagaaagctcatcgagacatgtcccccaccctgagtctccacccccgggttcctagacgctccagcctctttgtgattccatttggtcCCCGGTCATCCCCATGCCatcgacccccttcatccctctcctggCCCCCATCCAGCCCACCATACACTATCCTCATCCAATCTAGAACCCTCTcgacaatccaaataaaactactttttatacCGTTCAAAGGGTgtggtcttggttag
- the LOC121911531 gene encoding uncharacterized protein LOC121911531 isoform X2 produces MENCDVPITLQDHNYSRRRISARWAVAVRKPATWNKCPCCRDDQEQKHQQSATTAKLPRKRKRTSMACHSRPSPEPSSPAADIPRLLNLVPRSAIPPADLPVVSNMAPGSPRPSTAPLQDDGPLKIHNRSVEEYQQIYHEVVDDMLTYKDGRLRPYSLELGRRIKQKLWERLNRPTFTTSANEDGLVNVDVSYGVGVYPPLHDVDISLEPKPEQPPRKRAKN; encoded by the exons ATGGAAAAT TGTGATGTTCCCATCACCCTGCAAGACCACAACTACTCAAGACGCAGAATCTCTGCACGCTGGGCAGTCGCTGTGAGGAAGCCTGCAACCTGGAACAAGTGTCCATGCTGCAGGGATGACCAG GAGCAGAAACACCAGCAATCTGCTACTACTGCCAAACTTCCCCGGAAGAGGAAGCGGACATCCATGGCCTGTCATTCCAGACCTT CTCCTGAACCCTCCAGCCCTGCTGCCGACATTCCAAGGTTGCTGAATTTGGTCCCTCGGTCCGCCATCCCACCTGCCGACCTGCCAGTGGTCTCAAATATGGCCCCCGGCAGCCCCCGGCCCTCCACTGCCCCCCTGCAAGATGACGGCCCTCTGAAGATACACAACCGCTCAGTAGAAGAGTACCAGCAGATCTACCATGAAGTGGTTGATGACATGCTGAC ATACAAGGATGGCCGGTTGCGTCCGTACAGTTTGGAGCTTGGCCGTCGTATCAAGCAAAAGCTGTGGGAGAGACTGAATCGTCCCACGTTTACGACCTCAGCCAATGAGGACGGGCTTGTGAATGTTGATGTATCATATGGGGTTGGAGTCTATCCTCCCCTTCATGATGTAGATATTTCATTAGAACCAAAGCCTGAGCAGCCACCAAGAAAAAGAGCTaagaactga
- the LOC121911531 gene encoding uncharacterized protein C22orf31-like isoform X1, with the protein MENCDVPITLQDHNYSRRRISARWAVAVRKPATWNKCPCCRDDQEQKHQQSATTAKLPRKRKRTSMACHSRPSAEPPEVLAPTPEPSSPAADIPRLLNLVPRSAIPPADLPVVSNMAPGSPRPSTAPLQDDGPLKIHNRSVEEYQQIYHEVVDDMLTYKDGRLRPYSLELGRRIKQKLWERLNRPTFTTSANEDGLVNVDVSYGVGVYPPLHDVDISLEPKPEQPPRKRAKN; encoded by the exons ATGGAAAAT TGTGATGTTCCCATCACCCTGCAAGACCACAACTACTCAAGACGCAGAATCTCTGCACGCTGGGCAGTCGCTGTGAGGAAGCCTGCAACCTGGAACAAGTGTCCATGCTGCAGGGATGACCAG GAGCAGAAACACCAGCAATCTGCTACTACTGCCAAACTTCCCCGGAAGAGGAAGCGGACATCCATGGCCTGTCATTCCAGACCTTCTGCTGAACCGCCAGAGGTATTGGCTCCCACTCCTGAACCCTCCAGCCCTGCTGCCGACATTCCAAGGTTGCTGAATTTGGTCCCTCGGTCCGCCATCCCACCTGCCGACCTGCCAGTGGTCTCAAATATGGCCCCCGGCAGCCCCCGGCCCTCCACTGCCCCCCTGCAAGATGACGGCCCTCTGAAGATACACAACCGCTCAGTAGAAGAGTACCAGCAGATCTACCATGAAGTGGTTGATGACATGCTGAC ATACAAGGATGGCCGGTTGCGTCCGTACAGTTTGGAGCTTGGCCGTCGTATCAAGCAAAAGCTGTGGGAGAGACTGAATCGTCCCACGTTTACGACCTCAGCCAATGAGGACGGGCTTGTGAATGTTGATGTATCATATGGGGTTGGAGTCTATCCTCCCCTTCATGATGTAGATATTTCATTAGAACCAAAGCCTGAGCAGCCACCAAGAAAAAGAGCTaagaactga
- the polr1b gene encoding DNA-directed RNA polymerase I subunit RPA2 — protein sequence MDFSTKWSNLPKGPSLKNLTEGGFGVLKEDQHAAIQDLTKAHIESFDQAVTDGLSRVVQAIPPLEFTFKNDRISLAFVEATIYKPAVAKGSICREMRVFPAECRGRRCSYKGKIVADVSWSINGVPKGIIKQSLGQVPIMVKSKLCNLHGMSPKELVEHHEEAEEMGGYFVVNGIEKVIRMLIMPRRNYPIAMSRPKWKSRGQGYTQYGISMRCVKDEHTAINMNLHYLENGTVMLNFIYQKELFFLPLGFALKALVDFTDFQIYQELIKGREDNSFYKSCVSEMLRIVMEENCTTRSKVLNYLGERFRVKMSLPDWYTNEQCANFLLDECICIHLKSGVEKFYLLCLMTRKLFTYAKQECMEENPDSIMCQEVLTPGQLYLMFLKERMAAWLVSVKLSFDKRGSRLSGWSAENVMKIFNMGTDLTKPFEYLLATGNLNSRTGLGMLQNTGLCVVADKLNFIRYLSHFRCVHRGAAFAKMRTTSVRKLLPESWGFLCPVHTPDGEPCGLMNHMTASCEIVAPTLPTTSLPALLCSLGVTPVDGSPGQAFSDCYPVVLDGAVVGWVETELAPVVVDSLRRFKVLREKKIPPWTEIVLVPKTGKASLYPGLFLFTTPCRMVRPVRNLAHGKQELIGTFEQLYINVGILEDEIEQGVTTHQELFPHSMLSVVANFIPYSDHNQSPRNMYQCQMGKQTMGFPLHSFTDRSDNKLYRLQTPQSPLVRPYMYDHYNLDNYPSGTNAIVAVISYTGYDMEDAMIVNKSSWERGFAHGSIYKTELVDLADKVRGDDSVVFGTKPGDPKVNEKLDADGLPHIGSTLKYGDPFYSYINLNTGQTFITFYKSQEACVIDNIKICSNDTGSGRFKRVCITVRVPRNPTIGDKFASRHGQKGILSRLWPAEDMPFTESGMTPDILFNPHGFPSRMTIGMLIESMAGKSGALHGLSHDATPFTFSEESSALEYFGKMLRAGGYNYYGTERLYSGLSGLELEADIFIGVVYYQRLRHMVSDKFQVRTTGARDKVTNQPVGGRNIQGGIRFGEMERDALLAHGSSFLLHDRLFNCSDRSVAQVCVDCGSLLSPLLEKPPPYWSAMRHRKTVCTLCGKSDSIDSVSVPYVFRYFVAELAAMNIKVKLDVK from the exons ATGGACTTTTCAACGAAGTGGAGTAATTTGCCGAAAGGTCCGAGTTTAAAGAATCTGACAGAAGGAGGATTTGGTGTCCTGAAGGAGGATCAACATGCTGCAATTCAGGATCTGACAAAAGCTCACATCGAGTCGTTTGACCAGGCTGTCACTGACGGACTCAGTCGCGTCGTGCAG GCAATCCCTCCTTTGGAGTTCACGTTCAAAAATGACAGGATTAGCCTCGCGTTCGTTGAGGCTACAATCTACAAACCTGCGGTTGCCAAAGGAAGCATCTGCAGGGAAATGAGGGTGTTTCCAGCAGAGTGCCGAGGAAGAAGATGCTCTTACAAAGGCAAGATTGTG GCAGATGTCAGCTGGTCAATCAATGGTGTCCCCAAAGGCATCATTAAACAGTCGCTGGGTCAGGTGCCAATTATGGTGAAATCCAAGCTGTGTAACCTTCATGGCATGTCCCCCAAAGAGCTTGTGGAACACCATGAAGAAGCAGAG GAAATGGGAGGTTATTTTGTTGTGAATGGCATTGAGAAGGTTATCCGTATGCTGATTATGCCGAGGAGGAACTATCCAATTGCCATGTCAAGACCAAAGTGGAAGAGCAGGGGCCAGGGATACACACAGTATG GTATTTCCATGCGCTGCGTGAAGGATGAGCACACAGCCATCAACATGAATCTGCATTATCTGGAAAACGGGACTGTGATGCTCAACTTCATCTACCAGAAAGAGCTCTTCTTCCTCCCACTAGGCTTTGCACTTAAG GCCCTGGTGGACTTCACAGACTTCCAGATCTACCAGGAGCTCATTAAAGGCCGTGAGGACAATTCCTTCTACAAGAGCTGTGTATCAGAGATGCTGCGCATTGTCATGGAGGAGAACTGCACCACCCGCAGCAAGGTGCTCAATTACCTTGGAGAGCGCTTCCGGGTTAAGATGAGCCTTCCTGACTGGTATACAAACGAGCAGTGTGCCAACTTCCTGCTAGA TGAGTGTATCTGCATCCACCTGAAGTCAGGCGTGGAGAAGTTCTACCTGTTGTGTTTGATGACCAGGAAGCTTTTCACATATGCCAAGCAGGAGTGCATGGAGGAAAACCCTGACAGCATTATGTGTCAGGAAGTGCTCACTCCTGGTCAGCTCTACCTCATGTTTCTGAAG GAGAGAATGGCTGCCTGGTTGGTGTCTGTGAAGTTGTCCTTTGACAAGAGAGGCAGCAGACTGAGTGGGTGGAGCGCTGAAAACGTGATGAAGATCTTTAACATGGGCACTGATCTGACCAAGCCTTTTGAATATCTGCTGGCCACTGGGAACCTCAACTCCAGGACAG GTCTCGGCATGCTGCAGAACACAGGCCTGTGTGTGGTAGCTGACAAGCTCAACTTCATCCGCTACCTGTCCCATTTCCGCTGTGTGCACAGAGGAGCAGCTTTTGCCAAGATGAGGACCACTTCAGTTCGTAAGCTGCTACCCGAGTCCTGGGGCTTCCTGTGTCCTGTCCACACTCCAGACGGAGAGCCTTGCGGCCTCATGAACCACATGACAGCCAGCTGTGAGATTGTGGCTCCGACCTTGCCCACCACATCACTGCCTGCTCTACTCTGTTCCCTTG GTGTTACTCCAGTGGATGGATCTCCTGGCCAAGCCTTTTCAGACTGCTACCCTGTGGTCCTGGATGGGGCTGTTGTAGGCTGGGTGGAGACTGAATTAGCCCCCGTTGTGGTTGACTCTCTGCGCAGGTTCAAG GtgctgagagagaagaagatcCCTCCATGGACTGAGATTGTTCTGGTCCCCAAAACGGGCAAAGCCAGCTTGTACCCAGGCCTGTTCCTCTTCACAACACCCTGTCGCATGGTGCGGCCTGTACGCAATTTAGCTCATGGAAAGCAGGAGTTGATTGGCACCTTTGAGCAG CTTTACATCAATGTGGGCATCTTGGAGGATGAGATCGAGCAAGGTGTGACGACACACCAGGAGCTCTTCCCTCACAGTATGCTCAGTGTGGTGGCCAACTTCATTCCCTACTCGGATCATAATCAGAGTCCTAGGAATATGTACCAGTGTCAGATGG GTAAGCAGACTATGGGTTTCCCCCTGCACTCATTCACGGATCGCTCAGATAACAAGCTGTACCGGCTCCAGACGCCACAGAGCCCACTGGTCAGACCCTACATGTACGACCATTACAACCTGGACAACTACCCCAGCGGCACCAACGCCATCGTGGCGGTCATATCCTACACGGGCTACGACATGGAAGATGCAATG ATCGTGAACAAGTCATCGTGGGAGAGAGGCTTTGCTCATGGATCTATCTATAAGACTGAGCTGGTGGACCTGGCTGACAAGGTGAGGGGAGATGACAGCGTGGTCTTTGGGACCAAGCCGGGCGACCCTAAGGTGAATGAAAAACTGGATGCTGACGGACTGCCTCACATTGGATCAACACTTAAGTATGGAGACCCCTTCTACAGCTATATCAACCTCAATACTGGCCAGACCTTCATCACCTTCTACAA GAGCCAAGAGGCTTGTGTCATTGACAACATAAAGATCTGCAGCAACGACACTGGCTCAGGCCGTTTTAAACGTGTCTGCATCACTGTGCGAGTGCCACGAAACCCCACCATTGGTGACAAGTTTGCCAGCCGCCACGGCCAGAAGGGCATCCTGAGCCGCCTGTGGCCAGCAGAGGACATGCCTTTCACAGAGAGCGGCATGACTCCAGACATCCTGTTCAACCCCCACGGCTTCCCCTCCCGCATGACCATTGGGATGTTGATTGAGAGCATGGCGGGCAAGTCCGGTGCCCTGCACGGCCTGAGCCACGACGCCACACCCTTCACCTTCTCTGAGGAGAGCTCTGCGCTCGAGTACTTTGGTAAAATGCTTCGGGCTGGTGGCTACAACTACTACGGCACGGAGCGGCTCTACAGTGGACTGAGTGGCCTGGAGCTTGAGGCGGATATCTTCATAGGCGTCGTCTACTACCAGCGGCTACGTCACATGGTCTCCGACAAGTTCCAGGTGAGGACCACAGGAGCGCGAGACAAGGTGACCAACCAGCCAGTGGGAGGGAGGAACATCCAGGGAGGCATCCGTTTCGGGGAGATGGAGCGAGACGCCCTGCTGGCCCACGGCTCTTCATTCCTGCTTCACGATCGCCTCTTCAACTGCTCGGACCGCTCAGTGGCTCAGGTGTGTGTTGACTGTGGCAGcctgctctctcctcttttaGAGAAACCACCACCATACTGGTCGGCCATGCGCCATCGCAAGACTGTCTGCACCCTGTGTGGCAAAAGTGACTCTATTGACTCTGTGTCTGTTCCTTATGTTTTCCGCTACTTTGTAGCTGAGCTTGCAGCCATGAACATCAAAGTCAAATTAGATGTTAAGTGA